A single window of Achromobacter xylosoxidans DNA harbors:
- a CDS encoding cupin domain-containing protein, whose product MNLDHPLPLLGNQSPNDFMRRYWQKKPLLIRQAIPDFKPPVTIAAIKKLARRDDVESRLIWRENGEWQMENGPFARLPKDNEGDWTLLVQSVDLHSDAAAELMQQFRFIPDARLDDVMISIASHGGGVGPHFDSYDVFLLQAAGEREWRYGRQKDLSLEPGLPLKILSHFQPEEQALLAPGDMLYLPPQAAHDGIAAGDGCMTISIGFRAPTQATLARGLLEAAADQVMARVGLLGGPYGEPALPGPRLSAVYRDPAQAAVATPAQVPDALVAATLETVSKLRFDDALASRFLGCWLTEPSNLSVFDGPEGLDVDLEEDWPASGRLVLDRRSRMLYRGKQLFINGETAMTPAAPALCKLADARSLDCADPACARLSDEARACLADWLDSGWLHYVAS is encoded by the coding sequence ATGAACCTCGACCATCCCCTGCCGCTGCTGGGCAACCAGAGCCCCAACGACTTCATGCGCCGCTACTGGCAGAAGAAGCCGCTGCTGATCCGCCAGGCCATCCCGGATTTCAAGCCGCCGGTCACCATCGCCGCGATCAAGAAGCTGGCGCGCCGCGACGACGTCGAATCGCGCCTGATCTGGCGCGAGAACGGCGAATGGCAGATGGAAAACGGCCCCTTCGCCCGCCTGCCCAAGGACAACGAAGGCGACTGGACCCTGCTGGTGCAAAGCGTCGACCTGCACAGCGACGCCGCGGCCGAGCTGATGCAGCAGTTCCGCTTCATCCCGGACGCGCGCCTGGACGACGTGATGATCAGCATCGCCAGCCATGGCGGCGGCGTCGGTCCGCACTTCGACAGCTATGACGTATTCCTGCTGCAAGCGGCCGGCGAGCGCGAATGGCGCTACGGGCGTCAGAAGGACCTGTCGCTCGAACCCGGCCTGCCGCTCAAGATCCTCAGCCATTTCCAGCCCGAGGAACAAGCGCTGCTGGCGCCCGGCGACATGCTCTACCTGCCGCCGCAGGCCGCGCACGACGGCATCGCCGCGGGCGACGGCTGCATGACCATCTCCATCGGTTTCCGGGCCCCCACGCAAGCCACGCTGGCGCGCGGCCTGCTCGAAGCCGCCGCCGACCAGGTGATGGCGCGCGTCGGGCTGCTGGGCGGTCCCTATGGCGAGCCGGCGTTGCCTGGCCCCAGGCTGTCGGCCGTGTACCGCGACCCGGCCCAGGCCGCCGTCGCCACGCCGGCGCAGGTGCCGGACGCGCTGGTCGCGGCCACGCTGGAAACCGTCAGCAAGCTGCGTTTCGACGACGCGCTGGCCTCGCGCTTCCTGGGCTGCTGGCTGACCGAGCCCAGCAACCTCAGCGTGTTCGACGGCCCCGAGGGGCTGGACGTGGACCTGGAAGAAGACTGGCCCGCCAGCGGCAGGCTGGTGCTGGATCGCCGCAGCCGCATGCTCTATCGCGGCAAACAGCTCTTCATCAACGGCGAGACCGCCATGACGCCGGCCGCGCCTGCGCTCTGCAAGCTGGCCGATGCGCGCAGCCTGGACTGCGCCGATCCGGCCTGCGCGCGCCTGTCCGACGAGGCCCGCGCATGCCTGGCGGACTGGCTCGACTCCGGCTGGCTGCATTACGTCGCCTCGTAG
- the bamC gene encoding outer membrane protein assembly factor BamC, which translates to MNKRHAGLSALMSLVLLAGCSEVNQFLGNEESVNYKSAVTQRGEPLSIPPDLTQAASDPRYRAPASGSTTYSQFQQQGQAQANAPKASNVLPNRQDMRVERDGDLRWLVVDRAPEDVFPRLVDFWTENGFTVASNNPAAGLIETDWAENRAKIPESWLRQALGAVLESAWDSGEREKFRTRVERVNGHTEIYVSHRQMLEKRVGNDGSQVQWQNGKEDPGLNAAMLARMMVYLGTDVDNARKLVQQAEAAPQKPAVQQDVRTQGAALIVSESFDRAWRRVGVALDGGGFSVEDRDRSAGDYYVRYVDTDTGEKIDQPGFFSRMFSGDKKAEAPQYRIHLVGSGEQTTVTVLDAKGERDNSATAQRLLSVLKDKM; encoded by the coding sequence ATGAACAAGCGTCATGCCGGTCTGTCGGCATTGATGTCTCTGGTGTTGTTGGCCGGCTGCAGCGAGGTCAACCAATTCCTGGGCAATGAAGAGTCCGTCAACTACAAGAGCGCCGTCACGCAACGTGGCGAGCCGCTCAGCATCCCGCCCGACCTGACCCAGGCCGCCAGCGATCCGCGCTACCGCGCGCCGGCGTCGGGCTCGACCACCTACTCGCAATTCCAGCAGCAGGGCCAGGCCCAGGCCAACGCGCCCAAGGCCAGCAACGTGCTGCCCAACCGCCAGGACATGCGCGTCGAACGCGACGGCGACCTGCGCTGGCTGGTGGTCGACCGCGCGCCCGAGGACGTGTTCCCGCGCCTGGTCGACTTCTGGACCGAAAACGGCTTCACCGTCGCCAGCAACAATCCGGCCGCCGGCCTGATCGAGACCGACTGGGCGGAAAACCGCGCCAAGATCCCGGAAAGCTGGCTGCGCCAGGCCCTGGGCGCGGTGCTGGAATCGGCCTGGGACAGCGGCGAGCGCGAGAAATTCCGCACCCGCGTCGAACGCGTCAACGGCCACACCGAGATCTACGTCAGCCACCGCCAGATGCTGGAAAAGCGCGTTGGCAACGACGGCTCCCAGGTGCAATGGCAGAATGGCAAGGAAGACCCGGGCCTGAACGCCGCCATGCTGGCGCGCATGATGGTCTACCTGGGCACCGACGTCGACAACGCCCGCAAGCTGGTGCAGCAGGCCGAGGCCGCGCCGCAGAAGCCCGCGGTGCAGCAGGACGTCCGCACCCAGGGCGCCGCCCTGATCGTCAGCGAGTCGTTCGACCGGGCCTGGCGCCGTGTCGGCGTGGCGCTGGATGGCGGCGGTTTCTCGGTCGAGGACCGCGACCGTTCCGCTGGCGACTACTACGTGCGCTACGTCGACACCGACACCGGCGAGAAGATCGACCAGCCGGGCTTCTTCAGCCGCATGTTCTCGGGCGACAAGAAGGCCGAGGCGCCGCAGTACCGCATCCATCTGGTCGGCAGCGGCGAACAGACCACCGTCACGGTGCTGGATGCCAAGGGCGAACGCGACAACAGCGCCACCGCCCAGCGCCTGCTGAGCGTGCTGAAAGACAAGATGTGA
- the dapA gene encoding 4-hydroxy-tetrahydrodipicolinate synthase, with the protein MASPATAAGVNFQGSMVALVTPMQPDGSLDYAAYRSLIDWHIQEGTDALVVVGTTGESPTVSMEEHAELIRVAVEHAAGRIPVIAGVGANSTDEAIHLTRHAKAVGAQAGLSVVPYYNKPSQEGLYRHFRAIAEAVDLPTILYNVPGRTVADMSNETVLRLAQVPGIIGIKDATGDIARGGLLLREAPASFQVFSGDDPTAAALILLGARGNISVTANVAPKLMRDLCAAALAGNVPKVRELNAHLARLNKALFVEANPIPVKWALAEMGRTALGYRLPLVELGAPHHETVRRALQETGLL; encoded by the coding sequence ATGGCATCCCCTGCAACCGCCGCAGGCGTTAATTTCCAGGGCAGCATGGTGGCCCTCGTCACCCCGATGCAGCCCGACGGCAGCCTGGACTACGCTGCCTACCGGTCGTTGATCGATTGGCATATCCAGGAAGGAACCGATGCGCTGGTGGTGGTGGGCACCACCGGGGAATCGCCGACGGTTTCCATGGAAGAACACGCGGAACTGATCCGCGTGGCGGTCGAGCATGCGGCGGGCCGCATCCCGGTCATTGCCGGCGTGGGCGCCAACTCCACCGACGAAGCCATCCACCTCACGCGCCACGCCAAGGCGGTGGGCGCGCAGGCCGGCCTGTCGGTGGTGCCGTACTACAACAAGCCCTCGCAGGAAGGCCTGTACCGCCACTTCCGCGCCATCGCCGAAGCCGTGGACCTGCCGACCATCCTGTACAACGTGCCGGGCCGCACCGTGGCCGACATGAGCAACGAAACGGTGCTGCGCCTGGCGCAGGTGCCGGGCATCATCGGCATCAAGGACGCCACCGGCGACATCGCCCGCGGCGGCCTGCTGTTGCGCGAGGCACCGGCCAGCTTCCAGGTGTTCAGTGGCGATGATCCCACCGCCGCCGCCCTGATCCTGCTGGGCGCGCGCGGCAACATTTCGGTGACCGCCAACGTCGCGCCCAAGCTGATGCGCGACCTCTGTGCCGCCGCCCTGGCGGGCAATGTGCCGAAGGTGCGTGAACTTAATGCGCACCTGGCCCGTCTGAACAAGGCTTTGTTCGTTGAAGCCAATCCTATTCCCGTCAAGTGGGCGCTGGCCGAAATGGGCCGCACCGCACTGGGCTACCGGTTGCCGCTGGTGGAACTGGGCGCACCGCACCACGAAACGGTGCGTCGCGCGCTCCAGGAAACGGGCCTGCTCTAA
- a CDS encoding site-2 protease family protein yields the protein MNEIIQTIAVYAIPVIFAITLHEAAHGYVARMFGDPTAYQAGRVSLNPARHIDPIGTLLVPVVILLTSKLLGSPGMLFGWAKPVPVDFGRLRRPKKDMLWVALAGPAANLLMAILWVFSLRLFLESGMQESFWFEMAMAGVQVNLVLMALNLLPIPPLDGGRILFSLLPNRLAWQYSKIEPYGLVIVVVLLVTDVLWILMRPVLALGTTIVQWFL from the coding sequence ATGAACGAGATCATCCAAACCATCGCGGTCTACGCGATACCGGTCATTTTCGCCATCACCCTGCACGAGGCCGCGCATGGTTATGTCGCGCGCATGTTCGGCGATCCGACGGCGTACCAGGCCGGCCGCGTCAGCCTGAACCCGGCGCGCCACATCGATCCGATCGGCACGCTGCTGGTGCCGGTGGTGATCCTGCTGACCTCCAAGCTGCTGGGCAGCCCGGGCATGCTGTTCGGCTGGGCCAAGCCGGTGCCGGTGGATTTCGGCCGCCTGCGCCGTCCCAAGAAAGACATGCTGTGGGTGGCGCTGGCCGGACCCGCCGCCAATCTGCTGATGGCCATCCTGTGGGTGTTTTCGCTGCGCCTGTTCCTGGAATCGGGCATGCAGGAGAGCTTCTGGTTCGAGATGGCGATGGCCGGCGTGCAGGTCAACCTGGTGCTGATGGCGCTGAACCTGCTGCCGATTCCGCCGCTGGATGGGGGACGCATCCTTTTCAGCCTGCTGCCCAACCGCCTGGCCTGGCAATACTCGAAAATCGAGCCGTATGGGCTGGTGATCGTGGTGGTGCTGCTGGTGACCGACGTGCTCTGGATATTGATGCGTCCGGTATTGGCTTTGGGAACGACGATCGTTCAGTGGTTCCTCTAG
- a CDS encoding L-threonylcarbamoyladenylate synthase codes for MALHLDIHPANPQPRLLKQAAQWLNDGGLVAVPTDSSYAVVARLDDKNAADGLRRLRGLDERHHLTLLCRDLAEIGHFARVDNRQYRLLKAATPGPWTFILEATKEVPRRVSHPSRKTIGIRVPDHAVMLGLLEQMGAPLLSTTLIPKDETEALNDAEDIRERYAHELAAIIDAGACPHSPTTVIDLTGAEPVVVRVGRGDPATLGLA; via the coding sequence ATGGCTCTCCATTTAGATATCCACCCCGCGAATCCCCAACCGCGCCTGCTCAAGCAGGCCGCCCAATGGCTGAACGACGGGGGCCTGGTGGCGGTGCCCACCGATTCCAGCTACGCGGTGGTCGCGCGCCTGGACGACAAGAACGCGGCCGACGGCCTGCGCCGCCTGCGCGGCCTGGACGAGCGCCATCACCTCACGCTGCTTTGCCGCGACCTGGCCGAGATCGGCCACTTCGCGCGCGTCGACAACCGCCAGTACCGGCTGCTCAAGGCCGCTACGCCCGGCCCCTGGACCTTCATCCTGGAAGCCACCAAGGAAGTGCCGCGGCGCGTCTCGCACCCGTCGCGCAAGACCATCGGCATCCGCGTGCCGGATCACGCCGTGATGCTCGGCCTGCTCGAACAGATGGGCGCGCCGCTGCTGTCCACCACCCTCATCCCGAAGGACGAGACCGAAGCGTTGAACGACGCCGAGGACATCCGCGAGCGCTACGCCCACGAGCTGGCCGCCATCATCGACGCCGGCGCGTGCCCGCATTCGCCGACCACCGTGATCGACCTGACCGGCGCCGAGCCGGTGGTGGTGCGCGTGGGACGCGGCGACCCGGCCACGCTGGGCCTGGCCTGA
- a CDS encoding neutral zinc metallopeptidase: MRLDDSRESDNVEDRRASGPRIGGRGTIGIGTIVLALVAMYFGVDPSVVLQMAEGPPAQQQQGPAARPPANDPQARFVAKVLGETEDTWSAIFQKDLNRQYVPPKLVLFRGATPTACGTGQAAMGPFYCPGDSKVYIDLAFFDELQNRFKAPGDFAQAYVIAHEVGHHVQHLLGISDQVDNLRRRNPSQANALSVRMELQADCFAGLWAQRANAARNILEGGDVEEALAAATAIGDDRLQKQSQGYVVPDAFTHGSSAQRVRWFKRGLEGGELKQCDTFAASSL; encoded by the coding sequence ATGCGCCTGGACGATTCCCGCGAAAGCGACAACGTGGAAGACCGCCGCGCCAGCGGCCCGCGTATCGGCGGCCGAGGCACCATCGGCATCGGCACCATCGTGCTGGCCCTGGTGGCCATGTATTTCGGCGTCGATCCCAGCGTGGTGCTGCAGATGGCCGAAGGCCCGCCGGCGCAGCAGCAACAGGGGCCGGCCGCCCGGCCGCCCGCCAACGACCCGCAGGCACGCTTCGTCGCCAAGGTGCTGGGCGAAACCGAGGACACCTGGAGCGCCATCTTCCAGAAGGACCTGAACCGCCAGTACGTGCCGCCCAAGCTGGTGCTGTTCCGTGGCGCCACGCCCACGGCCTGTGGCACCGGCCAGGCGGCGATGGGGCCGTTCTACTGCCCGGGCGACAGCAAGGTCTACATCGACCTGGCGTTCTTCGACGAATTGCAGAACCGCTTCAAGGCGCCCGGCGATTTCGCCCAGGCCTACGTCATCGCGCACGAGGTCGGCCACCACGTGCAACACCTGCTGGGCATCTCCGACCAGGTCGACAACCTGCGCCGCCGCAACCCGTCGCAGGCCAATGCGCTGTCCGTGCGCATGGAACTGCAGGCCGACTGCTTCGCCGGCCTGTGGGCGCAACGCGCCAACGCCGCCCGCAACATCCTCGAGGGCGGCGACGTCGAGGAAGCGCTGGCCGCGGCCACCGCCATCGGCGACGACCGGCTGCAAAAGCAGAGCCAGGGCTACGTGGTGCCGGACGCCTTCACCCACGGCTCGTCGGCCCAGCGGGTGCGCTGGTTCAAGCGCGGCCTGGAAGGCGGCGAGCTCAAGCAATGTGATACCTTCGCCGCCAGCTCGCTGTAG
- a CDS encoding DUF1828 domain-containing protein: MSNFLEASGWTVLPAGEHAIRAISPMTLGLDGQHAAFFIAHPDDTSFYLTDACETAMHASSYGIELAPKRIDILNETPGVSLAHFDKSGAIVASGPNEQLQEALWDAVKLAMALSFQCAKWMPRFSQLRFRAQVGRALAAGVGPNRMVKGARAKGSSGHTADFAFAVRAAGSTALTYIEPIALKAGKKMDWTQVYQTHGKMSDVKMADARNSRMVILEDGASAEELRKAVTILEQSASVLTLAKTRDWRAVFAAE, encoded by the coding sequence ATGAGCAATTTCCTGGAAGCCTCCGGCTGGACCGTCCTGCCGGCGGGCGAGCACGCCATCCGCGCGATCTCGCCGATGACGCTGGGCCTGGACGGCCAGCACGCGGCGTTCTTCATCGCCCATCCGGACGACACGTCGTTCTATCTCACCGACGCCTGTGAAACCGCGATGCATGCCTCCAGCTACGGCATCGAACTGGCGCCCAAGCGGATCGACATCCTCAACGAAACGCCGGGCGTGAGCCTGGCGCACTTCGACAAGTCGGGCGCCATCGTCGCCAGCGGCCCCAACGAGCAGTTGCAGGAAGCGCTGTGGGACGCGGTCAAGCTGGCCATGGCGCTGTCGTTCCAGTGCGCCAAGTGGATGCCGCGTTTCAGCCAGCTGCGCTTTCGCGCCCAGGTCGGCCGGGCGCTGGCGGCCGGGGTCGGCCCCAATCGCATGGTCAAGGGCGCGCGCGCCAAGGGCAGCAGCGGCCATACCGCCGACTTCGCCTTCGCCGTGCGCGCCGCGGGCAGCACCGCGCTGACCTACATCGAACCGATCGCGCTCAAGGCGGGCAAGAAAATGGATTGGACGCAGGTCTACCAGACCCACGGCAAGATGTCGGACGTGAAAATGGCCGATGCGCGCAACTCGCGCATGGTGATCCTGGAGGATGGCGCGTCGGCCGAGGAACTCAGGAAAGCCGTGACCATCCTGGAACAGTCGGCCAGCGTGCTGACGCTGGCCAAGACCCGCGACTGGCGGGCGGTGTTCGCCGCGGAATAG